A single Lusitaniella coriacea LEGE 07157 DNA region contains:
- a CDS encoding cation diffusion facilitator family transporter → MIRQRDREKERLLQLALLLLSSFFIAELTTALCSHSLSLLADASHVLSDIGALGVTLTATWLAGRSTAQPTASGLSKGEIIAASINGMSLLGVALWIGWEAIARIHAPHPEIQGLPMLLVAIVGLGVNSFNALWLYRCSCGDLNLKGAFFHIVADVVSSVGVILAAIAIAWLHWNWADGAISLLVSGTIATLALPLLFKSLRLLFFPPSSTPPLYHCRDRRTAEELLFPSLNEVIPNPPLKDRR, encoded by the coding sequence ATGATTCGTCAGCGCGATCGCGAAAAAGAACGATTACTCCAACTTGCCCTACTTCTCCTCAGTAGTTTTTTCATTGCAGAATTGACAACTGCCCTGTGCAGCCACAGTTTATCGCTTCTCGCCGATGCCAGTCACGTTCTTTCAGATATAGGCGCTTTAGGCGTAACCCTAACTGCAACCTGGCTTGCAGGACGTTCCACCGCGCAACCAACCGCCTCCGGACTCTCTAAAGGGGAAATTATCGCCGCCTCAATCAATGGTATGAGTTTATTGGGTGTTGCGCTTTGGATTGGTTGGGAAGCGATCGCGCGAATTCATGCACCCCACCCCGAAATCCAAGGATTACCCATGTTATTGGTCGCCATTGTTGGTTTAGGCGTTAATAGCTTCAATGCCCTCTGGTTATATCGCTGTAGCTGCGGCGATCTCAACCTCAAAGGTGCATTTTTTCACATTGTTGCCGATGTCGTTAGTTCCGTTGGCGTTATTTTAGCCGCGATCGCGATCGCTTGGTTGCATTGGAATTGGGCAGATGGTGCCATTAGTTTGCTCGTTTCCGGTACAATTGCCACCCTCGCCTTACCCCTACTCTTCAAAAGCTTACGCCTCCTCTTCTTTCCCCCTTCCTCAACACCTCCATTATACCACTGCCGCGATCGACGTACCGCAGAAGAACTATTATTCCCTTCCCTTAATGAAGTGATCCCCAATCCCCCTCTCAAAGATCGGCGATAA
- a CDS encoding DUF4327 family protein, whose translation MTQQVAHPMVKFQSKLRSLVESNIVKSSDSIWKIALLYGDNWSYWKNELVEFGFSMQDPIGDILVVDAWDED comes from the coding sequence ATGACTCAGCAAGTAGCTCACCCAATGGTGAAGTTTCAAAGTAAGTTGCGATCGCTCGTCGAATCCAATATCGTTAAATCTAGCGATAGTATTTGGAAAATCGCCCTCCTTTATGGCGATAACTGGTCTTATTGGAAGAACGAGCTGGTGGAGTTTGGTTTTTCGATGCAAGACCCAATTGGCGACATTCTCGTCGTTGATGCTTGGGATGAAGACTGA
- a CDS encoding protein kinase domain-containing protein: MVILTLLDPQNKTPLQQWHFPYQSLIRIGRASDNEIVLDQFAEVSRHHLELRQNTPDSPWQLISYGTNGTFLDGILVSQKAIANRGILQLAKEGPLLQFEIQTPVAQIPQNPCCTPENNPPNSLFCIHCGQPLAPQEKLIRQYQILRTLGQGGMGTTYLAWDKTGSISGHPLTFVLKEMNADMERIPKARELFEREARILKTLDHPGIPKYYDFFVHEGKKYLGMELVHGQNLEQRIYKEGPLTPQQGIEWMIQACNILEYLHSLRPPLVHRDVKPANLMVRNLDNRIVLLDFGAVKEIGTPPGTRIGAEGYSAPEQDRGQPCPQSDIYAIGATLVFLLTRDDPMTHYHRKDNQYCIDVTGILAHREADLCEIAPQLAQVIEQACAPNPRKRFSTAQELAKALESCV, encoded by the coding sequence ATGGTTATCCTAACCCTCCTCGACCCCCAAAACAAAACCCCACTACAACAGTGGCACTTTCCCTATCAATCTCTCATTCGTATCGGTCGTGCCAGCGATAACGAAATTGTTCTCGACCAATTCGCTGAAGTCTCGCGCCACCATCTCGAACTGCGGCAAAACACCCCCGATTCCCCGTGGCAACTCATTAGTTATGGCACCAATGGGACATTTTTAGACGGCATCCTCGTCTCCCAAAAAGCCATTGCCAATCGCGGGATTCTCCAGCTTGCCAAAGAAGGTCCTCTGCTGCAATTTGAGATTCAGACTCCCGTTGCTCAAATTCCTCAAAATCCCTGCTGCACCCCAGAAAATAACCCGCCCAACAGCCTATTTTGCATCCACTGCGGTCAACCCCTCGCTCCCCAAGAAAAGCTCATTCGCCAATACCAAATTCTCCGCACCCTCGGACAAGGAGGCATGGGAACCACCTATCTCGCTTGGGATAAAACTGGTTCGATTTCCGGTCATCCCCTCACATTTGTTCTCAAGGAGATGAATGCGGACATGGAACGCATTCCCAAGGCGCGGGAACTATTCGAGCGAGAAGCACGCATTCTTAAGACCCTGGACCATCCCGGCATTCCCAAGTACTACGACTTTTTTGTTCACGAGGGCAAGAAATATCTGGGAATGGAACTCGTTCACGGTCAAAATTTAGAACAACGCATCTATAAAGAGGGACCTCTTACACCCCAACAAGGAATCGAATGGATGATTCAAGCCTGCAATATTCTAGAGTATCTCCATTCCTTGAGACCACCCCTCGTTCATCGAGATGTTAAACCTGCAAACTTAATGGTTCGCAACCTGGATAACCGCATTGTTCTTCTCGATTTTGGAGCGGTTAAAGAAATTGGAACTCCCCCAGGGACGCGGATTGGAGCGGAAGGTTACAGCGCGCCAGAACAGGATAGGGGGCAACCTTGCCCGCAATCAGATATCTATGCCATTGGTGCAACGCTCGTTTTCTTACTTACGAGAGATGACCCGATGACACACTATCATCGCAAGGATAACCAATATTGTATTGATGTTACTGGAATTCTCGCGCACCGCGAAGCGGATCTCTGCGAGATCGCGCCCCAACTCGCTCAAGTTATCGAACAAGCTTGCGCACCGAACCCAAGAAAGCGTTTCTCAACGGCTCAAGAACTTGCCAAAGCCCTGGAAAGCTGTGTCTGA
- a CDS encoding TRAP transporter large permease, whose translation MSYDWLGLGMFGGALLLLSLGYPVAFALGGTAILFGFLGIGVGELSPNFLGNFPLRVFNIMSNYTLLAIPYFIFLGSMLEKTGIAERLLETMGILFGRVRGGLALAVVFVGALLAASTGVVAATVVAMGLISLPIMLRYGYSKELATGVIVASGTLGQIIPPSVVLVVLGDQLGISVGDLFLGSLIPGLMMTGAFALHVLISAWLRPDIAPALPAEVREIGGKALGKRVLTVMIPPLLLIFLVLGSIFFGVATPTEAGAVGSVGAIVLAALNRQLNWTALKQVCDATLRITSMVMFILIGSTAFSLVFRGLHGDRLMLELLTNLPGGQWGFLIFSMLAVFILGFFIDFFEIAFILIPIFVPAIKALVQQQMGSDASIAEVDKAIQDYLLWYGVVLGANLQTSFLTPPFGFALFYLRGVAPAEIKTEDIYRGAIPFILLQLLVLVLIIAFPEIVHFLPSLSQGSGVASP comes from the coding sequence ATGAGCTATGACTGGTTGGGATTAGGAATGTTCGGCGGGGCGCTCCTTCTGCTCTCCCTCGGCTATCCCGTTGCCTTTGCCCTCGGTGGAACCGCTATTTTATTCGGCTTTTTGGGCATAGGAGTTGGGGAATTGAGTCCCAATTTCTTGGGGAATTTTCCCCTGCGGGTGTTCAACATCATGTCCAACTACACCCTCCTCGCCATCCCCTACTTTATTTTCCTCGGTTCGATGTTGGAAAAAACGGGGATTGCCGAACGGTTATTGGAGACAATGGGCATCCTGTTCGGGCGAGTGCGCGGGGGATTAGCCCTCGCTGTGGTGTTTGTTGGAGCCTTGCTCGCCGCCTCTACTGGGGTTGTCGCTGCAACCGTCGTCGCAATGGGACTCATCTCTCTGCCCATCATGCTGCGCTACGGCTATAGCAAGGAATTAGCCACAGGGGTTATCGTTGCTTCAGGAACCTTGGGACAAATCATTCCCCCCAGCGTCGTCCTCGTCGTCTTAGGGGATCAATTAGGAATCTCCGTGGGAGACTTGTTTCTGGGTTCCTTGATCCCCGGTTTAATGATGACAGGTGCATTCGCCCTACACGTTTTAATTTCCGCTTGGTTGCGTCCCGATATTGCTCCCGCACTGCCCGCAGAAGTTCGAGAAATCGGTGGAAAAGCACTGGGGAAGCGAGTCTTAACGGTTATGATCCCGCCGTTGCTGCTGATCTTTTTGGTTTTGGGTAGTATCTTTTTTGGGGTTGCCACTCCCACCGAAGCAGGTGCTGTGGGGTCTGTGGGCGCAATCGTGTTGGCAGCTTTGAATCGACAACTCAACTGGACAGCATTAAAACAGGTGTGCGATGCCACGCTGCGCATTACCAGCATGGTGATGTTTATTTTGATTGGTTCGACGGCATTTAGTTTGGTGTTTCGCGGATTGCACGGCGACCGTTTGATGCTGGAATTGTTGACCAATCTTCCCGGCGGACAATGGGGTTTCCTAATCTTCAGTATGCTGGCAGTCTTTATATTAGGATTTTTTATCGATTTCTTTGAAATTGCTTTTATATTAATTCCCATTTTTGTCCCAGCCATTAAAGCTTTAGTGCAACAGCAAATGGGAAGCGATGCAAGTATCGCAGAAGTCGATAAAGCCATCCAAGACTATTTACTTTGGTATGGGGTAGTTTTAGGGGCAAATTTGCAAACTTCCTTCTTAACGCCGCCCTTTGGCTTTGCCCTGTTTTATTTACGGGGTGTTGCTCCCGCAGAGATCAAAACCGAGGACATTTATCGCGGCGCAATTCCCTTTATTCTCCTTCAGCTTTTGGTTTTGGTTTTAATTATTGCTTTCCCCGAAATTGTCCATTTTTTGCCTTCTTTGAGCCAAGGGAGCGGCGTTGCCAGTCCTTGA
- a CDS encoding TlyA family RNA methyltransferase encodes MAKQRLDMLLVDLNLCSSRQQAQRLIRAGEVKVNRQIIDKPGTEVEKSATVEVREKPPYVSRGGEKLKKALEVFAIPIEGRICLDGGISTGGFTDCLLQLGAKQVYGVDVGYGQVAWRLRQDDRVILKERTNLRYLQPEDLYGDNPRANLGVVDVSFISLSKIFPALWTLLEAPKEVILLIKPQFEVGRDRVGKKGVVRDPQDHAQAIWQVIQSALDLGWFYCDLTFSPITGPAGNIEYLLWLNTHTAKQSIDLETVQTLTQEAVELLGNSR; translated from the coding sequence GTGGCAAAACAAAGACTGGATATGCTTTTGGTCGATCTCAATCTCTGTTCTTCCAGGCAACAAGCGCAGCGATTAATTCGTGCGGGGGAGGTTAAGGTGAATCGGCAAATCATCGATAAACCGGGGACGGAGGTGGAAAAATCGGCAACAGTTGAGGTGCGGGAAAAACCGCCTTACGTCTCTCGCGGAGGCGAAAAGCTCAAAAAAGCCCTGGAGGTCTTTGCAATCCCCATAGAAGGGCGTATTTGCCTGGATGGGGGGATTTCTACGGGGGGGTTTACCGATTGTTTATTGCAATTGGGGGCAAAGCAGGTGTATGGGGTGGATGTGGGCTACGGTCAAGTGGCTTGGCGGTTGCGCCAAGACGATCGCGTGATTTTAAAAGAACGGACGAATTTGCGCTATTTGCAACCGGAGGATTTATACGGGGACAACCCGCGCGCGAACCTTGGTGTTGTCGATGTTTCGTTTATTTCTTTAAGTAAAATTTTTCCCGCCCTTTGGACGCTTTTAGAGGCTCCTAAAGAGGTGATTTTATTGATCAAACCGCAATTTGAGGTAGGGCGCGATCGCGTGGGCAAAAAAGGAGTCGTCCGCGATCCCCAAGACCACGCCCAAGCCATTTGGCAGGTCATTCAATCGGCGCTAGATTTGGGCTGGTTTTATTGCGATCTCACCTTCTCTCCCATCACCGGCCCGGCGGGAAATATTGAATATCTCCTGTGGCTCAATACCCATACTGCCAAGCAATCGATCGATTTGGAGACAGTTCAAACCCTAACTCAGGAAGCTGTTGAGCTTTTAGGAAATTCGCGTTAG
- a CDS encoding CHAT domain-containing protein translates to MFARRSRDRKMRFILCLCLGIAIALGFPSIFVPSPIVVAQENPAIEQNARLLLQQGIELYETEQFSRAIELWKQSESGFAAQNDPLGKALANSNLSFAYQHLGRWEEAEEAIQKSFQFLTQSQDTDRSVAEIRAKAWNARGRLQWSKGQVQEALQSWENATRDYLQGGDNSGVISSKLNQAKALQVLGFSVKAEEILRDVYQTLQSSPDSPLKALGLRRLGHALRQVGHLQESQKILQQSLQATDNSTDRAATLLELGNVEWGLGDRAIAIGKETTAKTHAKNALQFYQQAAAIPKSQERLQAQLNQLSLLIATGQGDKTESLVAQIQTSLDNLPPSRAEINARLNFARSLTCLQGVDSASLSCVKKEWRDRGVRLTSLNAQQHKPALQLASAVEKAQQLQDPFAEAYALGQLGGLYELNRQDTEAKKLTEQALLRVETLQAPDIRYRWEWQLGRLLKAQGDKRGAIAAYTRSLNALKSVRHDLLLAAADVQFSFRDNVEPIYREYVDLLLDPFPVSPQKGTANRSEIEISQDNLKRAIQGIDALQLAELQNFLGCSLASIAKIPEDAIDPTAAIIYPIVLRDRIAIVFNIPGREKPLDYRATPIAQQKVEQTLQRLRHNLTEPGNTPEALADAQTAYNWLIAPLEEVLAENPQIKTLVFVPDGDLRNIPMGALYDGERYLIEKERAIAVSPRLKLFAPQITDSLKVFLGGIGIAQTIDNTSFSPIVQLREELAQISSTLETSLPLIDEQFTQTNIQQNLEPGRFSAIHWKTHGVFSSDPQETYLVAYRDRIKARDLNHLIQTSSRSGANPLELLVLSACETAQGDNRAVLGLAGIAVRTGARSTLSTLWKADDTANTQLMARFYQELSKPGTTKASALRQAQLSLLRELGYPAPYYWATYTLVGNWL, encoded by the coding sequence ATGTTTGCACGACGATCGCGCGATCGGAAAATGCGATTTATCCTCTGTCTTTGTTTGGGAATCGCGATCGCGTTAGGATTTCCTAGTATTTTTGTGCCATCTCCCATTGTTGTGGCGCAGGAGAATCCAGCAATAGAGCAAAACGCGCGATTGCTTCTGCAACAAGGCATCGAACTGTATGAAACCGAACAATTTAGTCGCGCGATCGAACTTTGGAAGCAGTCAGAGTCAGGGTTTGCGGCACAGAACGATCCTCTGGGTAAAGCGTTAGCCAATAGCAATCTTTCCTTCGCCTATCAACACCTGGGACGTTGGGAAGAAGCAGAGGAGGCGATTCAAAAGAGTTTCCAATTTCTCACACAATCCCAAGATACCGATCGATCCGTTGCAGAGATACGGGCAAAAGCCTGGAACGCGCGAGGTCGCTTGCAATGGTCAAAAGGACAGGTTCAAGAGGCATTGCAAAGTTGGGAAAATGCCACTCGCGATTACCTCCAAGGAGGGGATAATTCGGGAGTTATTTCCAGCAAGCTCAATCAAGCCAAAGCGTTGCAGGTTCTGGGGTTTAGCGTCAAGGCGGAGGAGATACTGCGGGATGTGTATCAAACCCTTCAGTCTTCTCCTGATTCTCCCCTCAAAGCGTTAGGATTGCGGCGATTGGGTCATGCGCTGCGGCAAGTGGGGCATTTGCAAGAGTCCCAAAAGATTTTACAACAAAGTTTGCAGGCGACGGATAATTCAACCGATCGCGCGGCAACGCTGCTAGAGTTGGGCAATGTGGAATGGGGTTTGGGCGATCGCGCGATCGCGATTGGCAAGGAAACGACAGCAAAAACCCATGCGAAAAACGCCCTCCAGTTTTATCAACAAGCGGCTGCCATTCCGAAGAGTCAGGAACGATTGCAAGCACAACTCAACCAACTCAGTCTTCTCATCGCCACCGGACAAGGAGACAAAACCGAGTCATTGGTTGCCCAAATTCAAACGTCTTTGGATAACTTACCCCCCAGTCGCGCTGAAATTAACGCTCGATTGAATTTTGCGCGCAGTTTAACTTGTTTGCAAGGGGTTGATAGCGCATCGCTTTCTTGTGTAAAAAAGGAGTGGCGCGATCGCGGGGTTCGACTGACTTCTTTAAATGCACAACAACACAAACCCGCGCTGCAACTCGCTTCCGCCGTCGAAAAAGCCCAGCAACTCCAAGATCCCTTCGCTGAAGCCTACGCCTTGGGACAATTGGGAGGACTCTACGAACTCAATCGCCAAGATACAGAGGCGAAAAAACTCACAGAACAAGCTCTCCTGCGCGTTGAAACCTTGCAAGCACCGGATATTCGCTACCGTTGGGAATGGCAATTGGGGCGCTTATTGAAGGCGCAAGGAGACAAAAGGGGAGCGATCGCGGCGTACACTCGTTCCCTCAACGCTCTAAAATCGGTACGTCACGATTTGCTCCTCGCCGCAGCAGACGTACAATTTTCTTTTCGCGATAATGTCGAACCCATTTATCGGGAATATGTGGATTTACTCCTCGATCCCTTTCCCGTCTCCCCGCAAAAGGGGACTGCGAATCGAAGCGAGATAGAAATCTCTCAAGACAATCTCAAACGCGCCATTCAAGGCATCGACGCACTTCAACTCGCTGAATTGCAAAACTTCCTCGGTTGCAGTCTCGCTTCTATTGCAAAAATTCCCGAAGACGCGATCGATCCCACTGCGGCAATTATCTACCCTATCGTTCTCCGGGATCGCATTGCGATTGTTTTTAATATTCCCGGACGAGAAAAACCGTTAGACTATCGCGCGACTCCCATTGCTCAACAAAAGGTCGAACAAACGCTGCAACGCTTGCGCCATAACCTCACAGAACCGGGAAACACCCCAGAAGCCCTCGCGGACGCTCAAACCGCCTACAACTGGCTCATTGCTCCCTTGGAAGAGGTTTTAGCAGAAAATCCGCAAATTAAAACCTTGGTCTTCGTTCCCGACGGCGACTTGCGCAATATTCCAATGGGAGCGCTGTATGATGGGGAGCGGTATTTAATCGAAAAAGAGCGCGCGATCGCGGTTTCTCCAAGACTCAAACTTTTTGCCCCCCAAATTACAGATTCCCTCAAGGTTTTTCTCGGCGGCATTGGCATCGCGCAAACCATTGATAACACGTCCTTTTCGCCCATTGTGCAACTCAGGGAAGAACTCGCGCAAATTTCGAGTACGCTGGAGACAAGTTTACCCCTTATTGACGAACAATTTACCCAAACCAATATTCAACAAAATCTCGAACCCGGTCGCTTTTCTGCAATTCACTGGAAAACTCACGGGGTCTTCAGTTCAGACCCTCAAGAAACCTATTTGGTGGCATACCGCGATCGCATTAAAGCCAGAGATTTGAACCATTTAATTCAAACAAGCAGTCGTAGCGGTGCAAATCCCCTCGAACTCCTCGTTCTCAGCGCCTGCGAAACGGCTCAAGGGGACAATCGGGCGGTTTTGGGTTTAGCGGGCATTGCCGTGCGCACGGGAGCGCGCAGCACCCTATCCACGCTCTGGAAAGCGGATGACACTGCGAATACTCAACTCATGGCGCGATTTTATCAAGAACTCTCAAAACCCGGCACGACCAAGGCTTCAGCCCTGCGTCAGGCGCAACTCTCCCTATTGCGGGAATTAGGCTATCCCGCACCCTATTACTGGGCAACCTATACCTTAGTCGGGAATTGGCTTTAA
- a CDS encoding serine/threonine phosphatase yields MTALNQSEGNQGSSTMLVCPECQFENPQANRFCQQCGASLTQKNCHECGASVDWSAEYCEACGAFTAEGWWAIIADAESSKTPAPPAASETPPGEEEQSSVPPETSQWKLDSQERYKISAEHPEGEANSEESSRFPFVQTAVWDSQPLQKPFLEVLLEQQDELFEEIEESGNFSQLSMSSDFWAKIGVPAIALPYLILQESYSPSVPSVRDAWQYEGKGIVLLEDRCHWDLLCDRWSDTDVSLLQLLCWLDETVKLWEGFATIGYCHSLLEPSNLLVDEDQTLCVQQLYPDPPNFQPTLQTLSRMWQRLFDRSGRTLYDPLPKFLMKASRGEFETIEAVRSHLQAIASEQNIDLTEPDSLDIPMPSTTEEESPVLESPDVTGDPEKMIYQSSADDMPTVVLPMQLSSLQNAGYTDIGRQREHNEDHFGIETQIRTQENPLGKTIQVRGLYVVCDGMGGHAAGEVASALAVETLEQYFQTYWTDAEELPDEETILNGILAANQKIYDINQQNERSGSGRMGTTLVVALIQNTNIAIAHVGDSRIYRITRKRGLEQLTVDHEVGQREIQRGVDPEDAYARPDAYQLTQALGPRGDDFVKPDITFLDINEDTLLLLCSDGLSDNDLLENNFQTYLTPLISSKANIDNGLLELIDFANQHNGHDNITGLLVRMKVRPNTDTTRM; encoded by the coding sequence ATGACCGCATTGAATCAATCCGAAGGGAATCAAGGGAGTTCCACCATGCTTGTCTGTCCCGAATGTCAATTTGAAAATCCACAAGCAAATCGGTTCTGCCAGCAGTGTGGCGCTTCCCTGACGCAGAAAAATTGTCATGAATGCGGTGCAAGCGTAGATTGGAGCGCCGAATATTGCGAAGCTTGTGGTGCATTTACCGCAGAAGGATGGTGGGCGATTATTGCCGATGCAGAATCTTCCAAAACCCCAGCGCCTCCTGCTGCTTCGGAGACACCCCCAGGGGAAGAAGAACAAAGCAGCGTGCCGCCAGAAACCTCACAATGGAAATTAGACTCTCAAGAACGCTACAAAATTAGTGCCGAGCATCCTGAAGGAGAAGCCAATTCCGAAGAATCTTCGCGGTTTCCCTTCGTCCAAACTGCTGTCTGGGATTCCCAACCCTTACAAAAGCCATTTTTAGAAGTACTTCTCGAACAGCAAGACGAGCTGTTTGAAGAAATTGAAGAATCGGGAAATTTTTCTCAACTCTCGATGTCGTCGGACTTTTGGGCAAAAATTGGCGTTCCCGCGATCGCGCTGCCCTATCTAATCCTCCAAGAATCCTACTCCCCCAGCGTTCCCTCCGTTCGCGATGCTTGGCAATACGAGGGCAAAGGAATCGTTCTCCTTGAAGATCGCTGCCATTGGGACTTACTGTGCGATCGCTGGAGCGATACCGACGTTTCACTCCTACAACTTCTCTGTTGGCTCGACGAAACCGTAAAATTGTGGGAAGGATTTGCGACCATTGGGTATTGTCACAGCCTCCTCGAACCCTCCAACTTGCTGGTGGATGAAGACCAAACCCTCTGCGTGCAACAACTTTACCCCGACCCCCCCAACTTTCAACCGACCCTACAAACCTTGAGTCGAATGTGGCAGCGTCTGTTCGATCGTTCCGGACGCACCCTCTACGACCCGCTCCCCAAATTCTTGATGAAAGCCAGTCGCGGCGAATTTGAAACCATTGAAGCCGTCCGCTCTCACCTTCAAGCCATTGCCAGCGAACAAAATATCGACCTAACCGAACCCGACTCTCTTGATATTCCAATGCCCTCCACTACTGAAGAAGAAAGCCCCGTTCTAGAGTCGCCCGATGTTACCGGCGACCCCGAAAAAATGATCTATCAAAGTTCGGCGGACGATATGCCCACTGTCGTCTTACCGATGCAACTCTCCAGCCTACAAAATGCGGGTTATACCGATATCGGTCGCCAACGGGAACATAACGAAGACCATTTCGGCATTGAAACCCAAATCCGAACTCAAGAAAACCCTCTGGGAAAAACCATTCAAGTTCGGGGTCTTTATGTGGTGTGCGACGGAATGGGCGGTCACGCAGCCGGAGAGGTCGCCAGCGCTTTAGCAGTTGAAACCCTCGAACAATACTTTCAGACCTACTGGACCGACGCAGAGGAGTTACCAGACGAAGAAACGATTCTCAATGGCATTCTTGCTGCCAATCAAAAAATTTACGACATCAATCAACAAAACGAGCGTTCCGGAAGCGGTCGCATGGGGACAACCCTGGTCGTTGCTTTAATTCAAAATACCAATATCGCGATCGCGCACGTGGGAGACAGTCGCATCTATCGCATCACCCGCAAACGCGGACTCGAACAACTCACCGTGGACCACGAAGTGGGTCAGCGAGAAATTCAACGGGGTGTAGACCCAGAAGATGCCTACGCGCGTCCCGATGCCTACCAATTGACTCAAGCGCTCGGTCCTCGCGGCGATGACTTTGTTAAGCCAGACATCACATTCCTCGACATTAACGAAGATACTCTGCTGCTGCTCTGCTCTGATGGTCTTTCAGACAACGATCTTCTAGAGAACAATTTTCAAACCTACCTCACCCCCCTAATTAGCTCCAAAGCCAATATCGATAACGGATTGCTCGAACTGATAGACTTTGCCAATCAGCACAACGGTCACGACAACATTACGGGGTTGCTCGTTCGCATGAAAGTTCGTCCCAATACCGACACCACTCGAATGTGA